A genomic region of Cyanobacteriota bacterium contains the following coding sequences:
- the rsmD gene encoding 16S rRNA (guanine(966)-N(2))-methyltransferase RsmD — protein MSIRVYGNRSLKTRPGTLTRPTSAKVRAALFNIWQGRIEGCRWLDLCAGSGAMGAEALGRGAAIVVGIEQDSRACAVIRQNWQQMATATQQFKVLQGNVLKRLPNIAGDTGIDQFDCIYLDPPYASDLYEAVLKTIVDHNLLAPDAEVAAEHAIADADRIAALAPQLGLTLSRQKHYGETTVSFFGL, from the coding sequence ATGAGCATTAGAGTTTACGGCAATCGATCCCTAAAGACGCGACCTGGCACCTTAACTCGACCAACATCAGCCAAGGTCAGAGCAGCCTTGTTTAATATCTGGCAGGGGCGGATTGAAGGCTGTCGATGGCTAGACCTGTGTGCAGGTAGTGGAGCTATGGGCGCAGAGGCTCTTGGGCGAGGGGCTGCTATAGTGGTTGGCATCGAGCAAGATAGCCGAGCCTGTGCCGTAATTCGTCAAAACTGGCAACAAATGGCGACCGCGACACAGCAGTTCAAGGTGTTGCAGGGTAATGTGCTCAAGCGACTACCTAATATAGCTGGTGATACAGGAATAGACCAATTTGATTGCATCTATCTCGATCCACCCTATGCCAGCGACCTGTACGAAGCAGTATTGAAAACGATCGTAGACCACAACTTACTAGCTCCAGATGCTGAAGTAGCGGCTGAACATGCTATTGCTGATGCCGATCGCATTGCTGCCTTGGCTCCGCAATTGGGATTAACGCTCAGTCGGCAGAAGCACTATGGTGAAACTACCGTGAGTTTTTTTGGCCTATAG